Genomic DNA from Sulfitobacter mediterraneus:
CTCATGAGCCAGGGATAGTCCGCGATATCACCCTTCAGGTGATCCTTGAGGTTCTTGAAGCTTGTATACCCGATGGAGCGGCAGAACCGCCCGACTGTCGCCTCGCTGACCCCGACCTTTTTCGCGATGCTTGCGGCTGTTTCGAATGGCAAATCCGCCAAGGCGCCGCTCATGTAGCTGGCAATCGCCTTATCCGCTTTCGTCCCCTCCTTCAGGGCATTGGACAGGCGGGTCTTTATTGGAAGTGACAAAGGCGGGCCTTTCGGAATCAAGTGGATAAGTAGCATAAGTAATGAAAGATATATTTCATATAGTCAACAATTTTATAGTTCTGTCATTTTGATTTTGTTATTCTGGCTTTCGCAAACAAGCAGATCATGTCGCCCATTTTAAAATCCGTGCCTGGCGCGAAACCACCGTTCTTGCGAGGCGCAAGGAACGGCCGGTCTGTTCCCTCCATTCCAAAGTCTCGACAATGCCCAATGACCTGTACAGGCGATCGTCAAATCGTGTTAACAGTGCAGCATTCGGTGCTTTGGGGTCGATCAGAATTACCGCTGCGGCGCGAACTCAGGCCCGGTCCGGTTGGCGAACGGCAAGCGCCGCCCGCCATCGTGGTTCAAATGTCGGTTTGCCCGGCGATGCTCAGCGCATCTTCATGTTCGACGGCAAGGTATCTGACAGGGCTGTCAAAACTAGTGTGTCCGAGCAGCAGTTGAACAGCTCTGAGATCTCCGGTCTTGCGGCAGATCTCCGCCGCCTTGGTCCGGCGTTGCGAATGTGTGCCGTATCCGCTGGGTTTCAGGCCGATAGCGGCCACCCAATCCCGTACAAGCCGGCCATTTTGGCGCATTGAGATATGTGGGCGGTCATGAAACCGGCTGGGCAACATGATACGGCAGCCGAGCATTTCAGGCGACATGATCCACGCGGCAATGGTATCCCGCGTGTTTTCAGAGAGTTCGAACTGAACGGGCCGCTGTGTTTCACTCCGAAACACGGAGACCCTTTTGCGAATGCAATAGTCCCTCACCAGGTCATTGACGGCCAGTTTCACCAGATCGCATTCGTGAATCTTACTATCAATCGCCACGTTGAACAGAGCAAGATCGCGCAGGTTGCGTGCCAGTTCGAGCCGCGCGCGGATCGCCCAGACCTGTTTTGGTAACAGAGGCCGTTTCTGGCCGATGATCCGCCCCTTGTTCCAGGCTCTTCGTTTCGTGGCGAGAGCGGGAAGTTGGACGCTTGGCATGGTTTGCTCTCCAATCTTTCCGCCACATCGGGTGGTTGTTCAATGCGGATACGTTGCAGAAGCGCCCTGCCATCGGGGCGGTCGGGCGCTGACCGGCGGCGCGCAAAGCGCGCCTTGACTCCGGGCATGGGTGCACATTTCTGAGGTCAGCTAAGTTGCGAGTCCTGTAGATTCACCCCTCCAGAATTTTCACACTATGCACGAATGACCGGAACCACCGCCGCGCTGCGTCATGGAATTCTGTGCAATTGCAGAATACTCTCCGCTGCGAGCGCACGCAGCGAGAAATCGGCATGTCGGCTGTGGGCTGATTCCGTTGAAAAACTCTTCCTTGATCGGGTCGCTGTCGACTGATTCAATTCACTCAACGAGCGGGAGGATTTTTGATGATGGGACCAAGGCAGGAGGCGCAAGCGGCCTTGTTCTACGAGTTCTCGTTGGAGGAGCATGTCCCCCAGGATCATTTGCTGCGGTCAATTGATCGGTATGTCGACCTAAGCAGCATCCGGGCACACCTTGCGGATTTCTACAGCCACACGGGTCGTCCATCAATCGATCCTGAACTGCTGATCCGGATGCTATTGGTTGGGTATTGCTTCGGCATTCGGTCAGAACGACGGCTCTGCGAGGAGGTGCACCTCAACCTGGCGTATCGTTGGTTTTGCCGCCTCGACCTAACGGATCGCATCCCGGACCATTCGACCTTTTCAAAGAACCGCCACGGTCGCTTCCGCGAGAGTGACTTGTTGCGCCACGTGTTTGAGACAACTGTCGCGCGTTGCATGGCCGAAGGGTTGGTTGGCGGTCAGGGCTTCGCTGTCGATGCCAGTCTGATTGTCGCGGATGTCCAGAAGCAAAACTCAAGCAATCCAGAAGATTGGGAGGCTTTGGAGATTTCCCTGGCAGATGCTCCGCGTGCCGTGCGCGAGTATCTCGATGTGCTCGACAATGAAGCCTTTGGTGCGGCAACTGAGGTGAAGCCGAAGTTCACAGCCCATGTCGACCCTGCAAGCCAATGGACGGCGGCCCGGAAAGGCCCCGCGTTCTTTGCCTATTCGGACAATTACCTGATCGACACGGATCACGGGATCATCGTCGATGTAGAGGCCAGCAGATCTGTCAAAACAGCCGAAGTGGGCGCATCACGCCGCATGATAGACCGGACCAGTGAACGCTTTGGACTGAAGCCAGACTGGATTGCGGCTGACACCGCCTACGGCTCTGCAGAGAACCTCGCATGGCTCGCGCTGGATCGACAAATCCTGCCGTTCATCCCTGTCTTTGACAAATCGAAACGCCAGGATGGAACGTGGTCGCGGTCAGACTTCACCTGGGATCCTGAGAGTGACAGGTATCTTTGTCCTGAAGGCAAAGAGCTGAAGCGTACCCGGCAATACCATAAAGACCCACGCAACAAGCAACCGCGAACGGGGCGTCGCAAATACCGCGCCAGCAAGATGGTTTGCAGTGTCTGCCCTGCAAAAGAAAAGTGCTGCCCGAAGGTCGATGCACGTTCCGTCACCCGCGAGCGGTTCGAGGAAGTCCGGGAATTTGCCCGCCAATGCACGGCCTCTGAGTTCAATCCAAAGGCTCAGGCACGCCGCAAGAAAGTCGAGATGCTCTTTGCCCACCTCAAACGCATTCTCGGTTTGGGGCGGCTCCGATTGCGAGGTCCATGCGGCGTTCAGGACGAGTTCACCCTCGCAGCCACCGCCCAAAACCTCCGGAAACTGGCCAAGCTCAAGCCACTGGCACCCGCCACCGGCTAAAGCGGTGAACGAGCCTTCAACGCACAAACGAGATCAAAGCGATCGCCCGCCAATGCGGGCAATCTCGGCCGACTTTGTCAACGGAATCGGCTCATTGCGGCCATTCTCCGCTTCGCGGCATCAGGGCGGTCCTACCTTTATCATATCGCCACTCACGGCCCAGACCTGCCATTGGCGTTGACAGCTCGCGCTGCACTGCAGCATTACAAGAGCGGACATTGGTTGGGAAGTTATACCCAACTTGCAAATTGGGCAGTAACTCCCAAATCTTAGTTGCCGACCTAGACGCGCCTGGATAAAATAGAACAAAATACAAACATTTCGAGCAGACACATGAGAGCTTTCATTTCTTACTCCCATCGAGATGTAGACGCACTTGACCGCCTGCATGTTCATCTTGCGAACCTTCAGCGGGAAGGTCGGATCGAAACATGGTACGACCGCGAAATCTTGGCGGGTGAGTTATTGGATGATGAAATCAGCGAAGAGCTAGAGGCGGCTGAGCTTTTTCTGTTGATGGTTAGCCCCGACTTCATAGCATCCAACTATTGTGTCGAACGAGAGATGCAACGAGCCTTGGAGCGGCACGAAGCGGGCGCGGCACGGGTTGTCCCTATCATCGTCGAACCATGCGACTGGGCTGCAATGCCACAGCTCCGACGTTTGAAAGCAGTGCCGAAGGACGGTCTGCCGATCTCGGAATGGACGAACGCAAATACTGCATACCTAGATGTCATACAGGAAATTCGCCGGATAATCGATGCGGGTGTGTCGAATGCACTCGCTTCAACTGCTGATGAAAAACAGCCAGCGACGACACCACGAGCCGCCCCTCGCTACCGCGTTCAACGCGACTTCGACGAAATCGACCGCAGTGAATATCGCGACGCGGCGTTCACTGCGATCAAGGACTATTTCAAGCTGGCGATTGGTGAGATAGACGCGGTCGAGGGGCTGCGAGGCAGATTTGTAGACCGAGGCGCGAACTCCTTTGGCAGCACCGTTGTCAATCGTGGCCGGCAGCATGGAACGGCGCATATTACAGTGCACTGCCGTAACGCGGGGTTCGCGTTGGGTGACATCTATTTTTCATTCAATGAGAACGCAGCAGACAATACGGCAAACGGCGGCTTCAACGTCTCGTCCGACGAATACGAACAATTCCTAGTTGTGACTATGTCAATGTTTGGGAATGAGCCTAACCGGCTAAATCCTGAGCAAGCTGCAGAGTACTTGTGGAACCAGTTCATTGAGCAAGCAGGCATTAGTCATGCCTAAACTTGCTCGCTTTCGCTGCAACAATTGCGGTTACCGTTTCGAAACCGCAGTGCTTAGCAAGGACGAACAACGCGAAGCTCGCCGCGACAATCGCCCGACCAAAGCTGTACATTGTCCCGAGTGCCGCCGAACCGACATTCGAAAGGGTTGGGATTAGTGGAAATGCGAAAATCGAAATTTCAGGGCCATTCATGGTCATCCCAGTTGTCGCCCATGGGCCATTATTCTGAGAGAAAGAAATGCTGTCGCCAAGTGAATTCACAGTCGGAAAAGTCGGTACCGCAAAGCCGCTCAGCTTGATCCTGCCGACCTCAAAGTATGAGGAAACGTTGCTGGTTGGCCAACTCGATGACCTTCCGACGGCGGTGTTTCTTTCAGGGCAGCATAAATCGATGTTCTTAAAGACCGAAGGCAACGAAAGCTGGGGTGGACTGATTATTCCATCTGTACGAATTGAGATCGATGAGACTAGCTTCGTTGACGAATACTCCTCTGAAGCGCCAATGCTTTCTGTTACTAGGACCGACACAAAACTTGTTGTGGCGGCGAAAGCAGAAAGATCGTTCGGCCGTCAAATCCAAATCACCTTGCACGAAGGGCTGGTTTCATCGGGAGAGGCCAAGGCTAAGTTTGCGAATTGGCAGATTGTTCTTGGGGAGGGTCAAGACAAGCGTGTCTTGTGGACTGCGACATGATCCACGTCCCATTTGAACGTCGTTTTGCACTGCCATCAGAAGAGCGACTGCGCGACCCAGACTACATTTCTATCTGGGGCAGTTATGAGCACGGCTCCCTACGTTGGAGCGACCTCTATGCTCA
This window encodes:
- a CDS encoding tyrosine-type recombinase/integrase; translated protein: MPSVQLPALATKRRAWNKGRIIGQKRPLLPKQVWAIRARLELARNLRDLALFNVAIDSKIHECDLVKLAVNDLVRDYCIRKRVSVFRSETQRPVQFELSENTRDTIAAWIMSPEMLGCRIMLPSRFHDRPHISMRQNGRLVRDWVAAIGLKPSGYGTHSQRRTKAAEICRKTGDLRAVQLLLGHTSFDSPVRYLAVEHEDALSIAGQTDI
- a CDS encoding transposase; the encoded protein is MMGPRQEAQAALFYEFSLEEHVPQDHLLRSIDRYVDLSSIRAHLADFYSHTGRPSIDPELLIRMLLVGYCFGIRSERRLCEEVHLNLAYRWFCRLDLTDRIPDHSTFSKNRHGRFRESDLLRHVFETTVARCMAEGLVGGQGFAVDASLIVADVQKQNSSNPEDWEALEISLADAPRAVREYLDVLDNEAFGAATEVKPKFTAHVDPASQWTAARKGPAFFAYSDNYLIDTDHGIIVDVEASRSVKTAEVGASRRMIDRTSERFGLKPDWIAADTAYGSAENLAWLALDRQILPFIPVFDKSKRQDGTWSRSDFTWDPESDRYLCPEGKELKRTRQYHKDPRNKQPRTGRRKYRASKMVCSVCPAKEKCCPKVDARSVTRERFEEVREFARQCTASEFNPKAQARRKKVEMLFAHLKRILGLGRLRLRGPCGVQDEFTLAATAQNLRKLAKLKPLAPATG
- a CDS encoding toll/interleukin-1 receptor domain-containing protein, whose product is MRAFISYSHRDVDALDRLHVHLANLQREGRIETWYDREILAGELLDDEISEELEAAELFLLMVSPDFIASNYCVEREMQRALERHEAGAARVVPIIVEPCDWAAMPQLRRLKAVPKDGLPISEWTNANTAYLDVIQEIRRIIDAGVSNALASTADEKQPATTPRAAPRYRVQRDFDEIDRSEYRDAAFTAIKDYFKLAIGEIDAVEGLRGRFVDRGANSFGSTVVNRGRQHGTAHITVHCRNAGFALGDIYFSFNENAADNTANGGFNVSSDEYEQFLVVTMSMFGNEPNRLNPEQAAEYLWNQFIEQAGISHA